One Nesterenkonia populi DNA window includes the following coding sequences:
- the gatC gene encoding Asp-tRNA(Asn)/Glu-tRNA(Gln) amidotransferase subunit GatC, whose product MSEEISRADVEHLAKLAHIAMTEEEIDRTVGELAEIVDAVKTVQEAAGEDVQATSHPLPLTNVFREDLIGHTFTPEQSLANAPDAEDGRFKVPAILDEE is encoded by the coding sequence ATGTCTGAGGAGATCTCGCGCGCCGACGTCGAGCATCTTGCCAAGCTGGCACATATCGCCATGACCGAGGAGGAGATCGACCGCACTGTCGGGGAGCTCGCCGAGATCGTGGACGCGGTGAAGACCGTCCAGGAGGCGGCCGGGGAGGACGTGCAGGCGACCAGCCACCCGCTGCCGCTGACCAACGTGTTCCGCGAGGACCTCATCGGGCACACCTTCACGCCCGAGCAGTCCCTGGCCAACGCCCCCGACGCCGAGGACGGCCGCTTCAAGGTCCCGGCCATCCTGGACGAGGAGTGA
- the purQ gene encoding phosphoribosylformylglycinamidine synthase subunit PurQ, which yields MSSAVPLIGDFSAQPAESLDGARIGVVTFPGTLDDGDAARAVRLGGGTPVSLWHADQSLHGVDAVVLPGGFSYGDYLRAGAIARFAPVMETLIKEAGAAATSSAPLPVLGICNGFQILTEAHLLPGSMIKNDHLKFICAEQALRVENTQTAWTSQFTQDEIIAIPLKNQDGQYVASAEELERLEGEGRVVFRYMGANPNGSRNNIAGISNEAGNVVGLMPHPEHAIEAGYGPDDATGMRSGTDGLTLFTSVISSLAGGSQ from the coding sequence TTGAGCTCAGCGGTTCCGCTGATCGGCGACTTCAGCGCCCAGCCCGCCGAGTCCCTGGACGGTGCGCGCATCGGCGTGGTCACCTTTCCCGGCACCCTCGACGACGGCGACGCCGCCCGCGCAGTCCGTCTCGGCGGCGGCACCCCTGTCTCCCTGTGGCACGCCGACCAGTCCCTGCACGGGGTCGACGCCGTGGTGCTGCCCGGCGGCTTCTCCTACGGCGACTACCTGCGCGCCGGGGCCATCGCCCGCTTCGCTCCCGTGATGGAGACCCTCATCAAGGAGGCCGGCGCAGCCGCGACATCGTCGGCCCCTCTGCCGGTGCTGGGCATCTGCAACGGCTTTCAGATCCTCACCGAGGCGCACCTGCTGCCCGGCTCGATGATCAAGAACGACCACCTCAAGTTCATCTGCGCCGAGCAGGCCCTGCGCGTGGAGAACACCCAGACCGCGTGGACCTCCCAGTTCACCCAGGACGAGATCATCGCGATCCCGCTCAAGAACCAGGACGGGCAGTACGTGGCCTCCGCCGAGGAGCTCGAGCGCCTCGAGGGCGAGGGCCGGGTGGTGTTCCGCTACATGGGCGCCAACCCCAACGGCTCCCGCAACAACATCGCCGGCATCAGCAACGAGGCCGGCAACGTGGTGGGGCTGATGCCTCACCCTGAGCACGCCATTGAGGCCGGCTACGGCCCCGACGACGCAACCGGGATGCGCAGCGGCACCGACGGGCTGACCCTGTTCACCTCCGTCATCTCATCCCTGGCAGGAGGATCCCAGTGA
- a CDS encoding NADPH-dependent F420 reductase: MAEALSIGILGAGRVGTAVARQAIRGGHSVKIATSKPAEEIRLLTEVIVPGATAVDKEELRGSDIIITAVPLHKYKDVDTSVLQGHVVIDTMNYWAPVDGLMDEFEGEASTSEVIGDFFGDVRLVKTLNHIGYGDLEVDSHPAGDPNRRALALAGDDPEAKELVSGLIETLGYDPVDAGPLSAGKAFENGTDIFNGRHSRDQMEALLDQCQKVLTNA, from the coding sequence ATGGCAGAAGCACTGAGCATCGGCATCCTCGGCGCCGGCCGTGTCGGAACCGCCGTGGCCCGGCAGGCGATCCGCGGCGGCCACAGCGTGAAGATCGCGACCTCCAAGCCAGCCGAGGAGATCAGGCTGCTCACCGAGGTGATCGTCCCGGGCGCCACGGCCGTGGACAAGGAGGAGCTGCGCGGCTCCGACATCATCATTACCGCCGTGCCGCTGCACAAGTACAAGGACGTCGACACCTCTGTGCTCCAGGGCCACGTGGTCATCGACACCATGAACTACTGGGCCCCGGTGGACGGGCTCATGGACGAGTTCGAGGGCGAAGCCTCCACCTCCGAGGTGATCGGCGACTTCTTCGGCGATGTGCGTCTGGTCAAGACTCTCAACCACATCGGATACGGAGACCTGGAGGTCGACTCCCACCCAGCCGGTGACCCCAACCGTCGTGCCCTGGCCCTCGCCGGTGACGACCCGGAGGCGAAGGAGCTGGTCTCAGGACTGATCGAGACCCTGGGCTATGACCCGGTGGACGCGGGCCCCCTCAGCGCCGGCAAGGCCTTTGAGAACGGCACCGACATCTTCAACGGCCGCCACAGCCGGGATCAGATGGAGGCGCTGCTCGACCAGTGCCAGAAAGTCCTGACCAACGCCTAA
- a CDS encoding alanine/glycine:cation symporter family protein, giving the protein MSAGVLLAEEAEAANGAGFDPETDPESCDPAVRETFLDDVACQIDSNFGVVADWFGSIIFWGPEYDGQSILLVVLWSVIAAIGFTIYFKGVQFTGFKTALEVVRGKYSRADDPGEVSHFQALTSALSATVGLGNIAGVAAAISMGGPGATFWMILIGLCGMATKFVEATLGVKYRYIDEDGVVHGGPFQYLKIAFGRLPQPLVAVITGVFAFAIIAFGVGGGGMYQTNQTMSQAQAVSTQYFSGTALEDFFNSTAGAFIFGIIFAFLVGLVIIGGIKSIGSVTSKLVPAMAIIYVVGALIVILVNITEVPDAFGIIISGAFNPEGIAGGILGVIIMGAQRAAFSNEAGIGSAPIAHSAAKTRRPASEGFVASLEPFIDTVVVCTMTALVIIIGMQNPAFADLHADGEQVGTVADTSAAFATVMGWFPIVLLLCVALFAFSSIVTWAYYGTQAWRHVFGKSPVKDNIFRAIVLVFVVLGCLTSFGSILEFADAALFLCIFINVIGLVILAPRVKAEVQQYVADRKAGRLMEDPAPLDDDARV; this is encoded by the coding sequence ATGAGCGCAGGAGTACTCCTTGCGGAAGAGGCTGAAGCGGCCAACGGAGCCGGCTTCGACCCTGAGACTGACCCGGAATCGTGTGACCCGGCAGTGCGGGAGACGTTCCTCGACGACGTCGCCTGCCAGATTGACAGCAACTTCGGCGTGGTCGCCGACTGGTTCGGAAGCATCATTTTCTGGGGCCCCGAGTATGACGGCCAGAGCATCCTGCTGGTCGTCCTGTGGTCCGTGATCGCCGCGATCGGCTTCACCATCTATTTCAAGGGTGTGCAGTTCACCGGCTTCAAGACCGCCCTCGAGGTGGTCCGCGGCAAGTACTCCCGGGCTGATGACCCCGGTGAGGTCAGCCACTTCCAGGCACTGACCTCTGCACTGTCCGCCACCGTCGGACTCGGAAACATCGCCGGTGTCGCCGCGGCGATCTCCATGGGCGGACCTGGTGCCACCTTCTGGATGATCCTGATCGGTCTGTGCGGCATGGCCACCAAATTCGTGGAGGCCACCCTCGGTGTGAAGTACCGCTACATCGACGAGGACGGTGTGGTCCACGGCGGACCCTTCCAGTACCTGAAGATCGCCTTCGGCAGGCTGCCGCAGCCCCTGGTCGCTGTCATCACCGGTGTCTTCGCCTTCGCGATCATCGCCTTCGGCGTCGGCGGCGGCGGCATGTACCAGACCAACCAGACGATGTCTCAGGCCCAGGCGGTCTCCACCCAGTACTTCAGCGGCACCGCTCTTGAGGACTTCTTCAACTCCACCGCAGGCGCGTTCATCTTCGGCATCATCTTCGCGTTCCTGGTGGGCCTGGTGATCATCGGCGGCATCAAGTCCATCGGCAGCGTGACCTCCAAGCTCGTGCCTGCCATGGCCATCATCTACGTGGTCGGCGCTCTGATCGTCATCCTGGTGAACATCACTGAGGTGCCTGACGCATTCGGCATCATCATCTCCGGTGCGTTCAACCCTGAGGGCATCGCAGGCGGCATCCTTGGTGTGATCATCATGGGTGCTCAGCGTGCGGCGTTCTCCAACGAGGCCGGCATCGGCTCCGCTCCGATCGCCCACTCTGCGGCGAAGACTCGCCGCCCTGCCTCTGAGGGCTTTGTGGCTTCGCTGGAGCCGTTCATCGACACCGTGGTGGTCTGCACCATGACCGCCCTGGTGATCATCATCGGTATGCAGAACCCGGCCTTCGCCGACCTGCACGCTGACGGTGAGCAGGTCGGCACTGTGGCTGACACGTCGGCCGCCTTCGCCACCGTGATGGGCTGGTTCCCGATCGTGCTGCTGCTCTGCGTGGCGCTGTTCGCGTTCTCCTCCATCGTCACCTGGGCCTACTACGGCACTCAGGCATGGCGCCATGTCTTCGGCAAGTCGCCGGTGAAGGACAACATCTTCCGCGCGATCGTGCTGGTCTTCGTGGTGCTGGGCTGCCTGACCAGCTTCGGCTCCATCCTTGAGTTCGCCGACGCGGCACTGTTCCTCTGCATCTTCATCAACGTGATCGGCCTGGTCATCCTGGCTCCGAGGGTGAAGGCCGAGGTGCAGCAGTACGTTGCTGACCGCAAGGCCGGCCGTCTCATGGAGGACCCGGCCCCGCTGGACGACGACGCCCGCGTCTGA
- a CDS encoding L-lactate dehydrogenase, with protein MVAIENSKLGIVGAGSVGTSTAYAAMIRGSARHVRLYDIDAARAEAEVLDLAHGSQFTGASDIDGGADIKHLTGCDVVVITAGAKQTPGQSRLDLAATNVEILRSLVPKILEAAPHAILILVTNPCDVLTVAARQISGLPGHRVFSSGTVLDTARLRWLLAERAGVAQQSVHAHIVGEHGDTEFPLWSTATIGATPLLDWQRDGASAFTQQELESVAEDVRTAAYRVIEGKGATNYAIGLSAARIVEAVLNDQHAVLPVSTVLDGAFGVEGVALSVPSIVSAGGARPVTSTPFDGVEYARLHASAEALQKAQASLGL; from the coding sequence ATGGTTGCCATCGAGAACTCCAAGCTGGGAATCGTCGGCGCTGGGAGCGTGGGCACCAGCACCGCCTACGCCGCCATGATCCGCGGGTCTGCCCGCCACGTCCGCCTCTACGACATCGACGCGGCCCGCGCGGAGGCCGAAGTGCTGGACCTCGCCCACGGCAGTCAGTTCACCGGCGCCAGCGACATCGACGGCGGAGCTGACATCAAGCATCTGACCGGCTGCGACGTGGTCGTCATCACTGCTGGGGCTAAGCAGACCCCCGGTCAGTCGCGGCTGGATCTGGCTGCTACCAATGTGGAGATTCTGCGCAGCCTGGTGCCCAAGATCCTCGAGGCGGCGCCCCATGCGATCCTCATCCTGGTCACCAATCCCTGCGATGTGCTCACCGTGGCCGCCCGGCAGATCTCCGGGCTTCCGGGCCATCGGGTGTTCTCCTCCGGCACGGTGCTCGACACCGCCCGGCTGCGCTGGCTGTTGGCTGAGCGTGCCGGGGTCGCGCAGCAGAGCGTGCACGCCCACATCGTCGGTGAGCACGGCGATACCGAGTTCCCGCTCTGGTCCACCGCCACCATCGGCGCCACCCCGCTGCTGGACTGGCAGCGTGACGGCGCCTCGGCCTTCACCCAGCAGGAGCTGGAGAGTGTGGCGGAGGATGTGCGCACTGCCGCGTACCGCGTGATTGAGGGCAAGGGGGCCACCAACTATGCCATCGGCCTCAGCGCCGCCCGGATCGTGGAGGCGGTGCTGAATGACCAGCATGCGGTGCTTCCGGTGAGCACGGTTCTGGACGGAGCCTTCGGGGTGGAGGGCGTGGCGCTCTCGGTGCCGAGCATCGTGTCTGCCGGCGGAGCCCGGCCGGTCACGTCCACCCCGTTCGACGGCGTCGAGTATGCCAGGCTTCACGCCTCGGCGGAGGCGCTGCAGAAGGCACAAGCTTCCTTGGGGCTCTGA
- a CDS encoding LysE family translocator, whose product MEWGLYMSFLAVVLVIAITPGADTAVVLKNVVTGGRRGGVAAAGGVFAASAMQAVLVAIGLGILIAQSQTLLQVIRWVGAAYLLWLAFQSVRSAVGGEYGRVAQDAGAAARRGFLQGFLANATNPQVLLFYLALLPQFISPDTGIGMLLLWAMTLPVIGTALLLAAVLLMRKATGWLERRAVRRSLDAITGVILGGLGVRVAADAVREAA is encoded by the coding sequence ATGGAATGGGGTCTCTATATGAGCTTCTTGGCGGTGGTGCTCGTCATCGCCATCACGCCTGGTGCAGACACCGCGGTGGTGCTGAAGAATGTGGTGACTGGCGGTCGGCGGGGTGGAGTCGCCGCGGCGGGCGGGGTTTTTGCGGCCTCTGCAATGCAGGCGGTGCTGGTCGCCATCGGGTTAGGCATTCTCATTGCCCAGTCCCAGACCCTGCTGCAGGTTATCCGGTGGGTCGGTGCGGCCTACCTGCTGTGGCTGGCCTTCCAATCGGTGCGCTCGGCAGTTGGAGGCGAGTATGGACGAGTCGCTCAAGATGCTGGAGCCGCGGCCCGTCGGGGCTTCCTCCAGGGCTTTCTCGCCAATGCCACCAACCCGCAGGTTCTTCTCTTCTATCTGGCGCTGCTGCCGCAGTTCATCTCCCCCGACACCGGAATCGGAATGCTCCTGCTGTGGGCGATGACCCTGCCCGTCATCGGCACCGCCCTGCTGCTGGCAGCGGTGCTGCTGATGCGCAAAGCCACGGGCTGGCTGGAACGCCGGGCTGTGCGCCGCAGCCTCGATGCGATCACCGGCGTGATTCTCGGGGGACTGGGCGTACGGGTAGCGGCCGACGCCGTCCGCGAAGCCGCGTGA
- the purL gene encoding phosphoribosylformylglycinamidine synthase subunit PurL translates to MTDQSVSEQTFNIDTVEDAASSPDTELPWAELGLKENEYRRITEILGRRPTAAELAMYSVMWSEHCSYKSSKVHLRQFGEKVTKEMRKDLMVGIGENAGVTDLGDGWAVTFKIESHNHPSYVEPYQGAATGIGGIVRDIISMGARPIGVMDPLRFGAIDHPDTQRVLPGVVSGIGGYGNSLGLPNVGGEVVFDEVYQQNPLVNALAVGVMRHEDLRLANASGVGNKVVLFGARTGGDGIGGASVLASESFDDTKPSKRPAVQVGDPFAEKVLIECCLELFKGELVEGIQDLGAAGISCATSELASNGDGGMHVELTDVLLRDPTLTPGEILMSESQERMMAVVTPENADRFEAVLGKWGVEHSWLGEVTDTGRLVIEWDGETIVDVDPRTVAHDGPVYERPYHRPAWQDDLQADTFRSSEASAGLPASAEQLGEALMELMCQPNMADASWITDQYDRFVRGSTALSQPDDAGVIRVDEETGLGVALATDCNGRYAYLDPYTGAQLALAEAYRNVATSGAIPMAVSDCLNFGSPEDPEVMWQFAEAVRGLADGCMELGIPVTGGNVSLYNQTAGRAIHPTPVVGVMGKFDDVGRRTPSGHQRWADGQAIYLLGTTRDELDGSEFARMRGHLGGTPPQADLAAEKTLGELLINASRDGMIDAAHDLSEGGLAAGLAEMSLRFGVGARAALDGVCERDGVDAFTALFSESQARAVVALPRSEELRFTDMTSARGFPAIRLGVVDAESGGLEVSGPFAGGSFGIALDELKEAWSSVLPGRFDTLQKAEAAVRSEQ, encoded by the coding sequence GTGACTGACCAGAGCGTGAGCGAGCAGACCTTCAACATCGACACCGTCGAGGACGCCGCCTCAAGCCCGGACACCGAGCTTCCCTGGGCCGAGCTGGGCCTGAAGGAGAACGAGTACCGGCGGATCACAGAGATCCTCGGTCGACGCCCGACGGCCGCCGAGCTGGCCATGTACTCCGTCATGTGGTCTGAGCACTGCAGCTACAAGTCCTCCAAGGTGCACCTGCGCCAGTTCGGCGAGAAGGTCACCAAGGAGATGAGGAAGGACCTGATGGTCGGCATCGGCGAGAACGCCGGCGTGACCGACCTGGGCGACGGCTGGGCCGTGACCTTCAAGATCGAGTCCCACAACCACCCCTCCTACGTGGAGCCCTACCAGGGCGCGGCCACCGGCATCGGCGGCATCGTCCGGGACATCATCTCCATGGGCGCCCGGCCCATCGGCGTGATGGACCCGCTGCGCTTCGGCGCCATTGACCACCCAGACACCCAGCGGGTGCTGCCCGGGGTGGTCTCCGGCATCGGCGGCTACGGCAACTCCCTCGGCCTGCCCAATGTGGGCGGCGAGGTCGTCTTCGATGAGGTCTACCAGCAGAATCCGCTGGTCAACGCCCTGGCAGTGGGCGTGATGCGGCACGAGGACCTGCGCCTGGCCAACGCCTCAGGCGTGGGCAACAAGGTGGTGCTCTTCGGTGCCCGCACCGGCGGCGACGGCATCGGCGGCGCCTCCGTGCTGGCCTCCGAATCCTTCGACGACACCAAGCCCTCCAAGCGTCCGGCCGTGCAGGTGGGCGACCCTTTCGCGGAGAAGGTCCTCATCGAGTGCTGCCTGGAGCTGTTCAAGGGCGAGCTGGTGGAGGGCATCCAGGACCTGGGCGCGGCCGGGATCAGCTGCGCCACCAGCGAGCTGGCCTCCAACGGCGACGGCGGCATGCACGTGGAGCTGACCGACGTGCTGCTGCGCGACCCCACCCTGACCCCCGGCGAGATCCTGATGTCTGAGTCCCAGGAACGGATGATGGCCGTGGTCACCCCGGAGAATGCGGACAGGTTCGAGGCAGTGCTGGGCAAATGGGGCGTGGAGCACTCCTGGCTGGGCGAGGTCACCGACACCGGCCGGCTGGTCATTGAGTGGGACGGCGAGACGATCGTCGACGTCGACCCCCGCACTGTGGCCCACGACGGCCCCGTCTATGAGCGGCCATACCATCGTCCCGCCTGGCAGGACGATCTGCAGGCCGACACTTTCCGCTCCTCCGAGGCCTCCGCTGGCCTGCCGGCATCGGCTGAGCAGCTCGGTGAGGCCCTGATGGAGCTGATGTGCCAGCCGAACATGGCTGACGCCTCCTGGATCACTGACCAGTACGACCGGTTCGTCCGCGGCAGCACCGCGCTGTCCCAGCCCGACGACGCCGGTGTGATCCGCGTGGACGAGGAGACCGGCCTGGGCGTGGCCCTGGCCACTGACTGCAACGGCCGCTACGCCTACCTGGACCCCTATACGGGTGCCCAGCTGGCCCTGGCTGAGGCCTACCGCAACGTGGCCACCTCGGGCGCGATCCCGATGGCCGTCTCAGACTGCCTGAACTTCGGCTCCCCGGAGGACCCGGAGGTCATGTGGCAGTTCGCCGAGGCCGTCCGCGGCCTCGCGGACGGCTGCATGGAGCTGGGCATCCCGGTGACCGGCGGCAACGTCAGCCTCTACAACCAGACCGCCGGCCGGGCCATCCACCCGACCCCTGTGGTGGGAGTGATGGGTAAATTCGACGACGTCGGACGACGCACCCCCTCCGGCCATCAGCGCTGGGCGGACGGGCAGGCGATCTATCTGCTGGGCACCACCCGGGACGAGCTGGACGGCTCGGAGTTCGCCCGCATGCGCGGCCACCTGGGGGGCACCCCTCCGCAGGCGGACCTCGCCGCCGAGAAGACTCTGGGCGAGCTGCTGATCAACGCGTCCCGGGACGGGATGATCGACGCCGCCCATGACCTCTCTGAGGGCGGCTTGGCGGCCGGCCTGGCGGAGATGAGCCTGCGCTTCGGCGTCGGCGCCCGGGCGGCGCTCGACGGCGTGTGCGAGCGCGACGGCGTGGACGCGTTCACCGCCCTGTTCAGCGAGTCTCAGGCGCGGGCGGTCGTCGCACTCCCCCGTTCGGAGGAGCTGCGCTTCACCGATATGACCAGCGCTCGCGGCTTCCCCGCAATCCGCCTGGGTGTGGTCGACGCGGAGTCCGGCGGCCTGGAGGTGTCCGGCCCCTTCGCGGGCGGCAGCTTCGGGATCGCCCTGGACGAGCTGAAAGAGGCCTGGAGCAGCGTGCTCCCTGGCCGCTTCGACACCCTGCAGAAGGCTGAGGCTGCCGTCCGCTCGGAGCAGTAG
- the gatA gene encoding Asp-tRNA(Asn)/Glu-tRNA(Gln) amidotransferase subunit GatA, which produces MTVDSNPIIRLTAAEMASKLQSGEITSVELTRAHLDRIAEVEPTLHAFLHVNADEALEVAAEVDRARAAGGQEAEKLHLLAGVPIAVKDLIVTKGQPTTAASKMLEGWMSPYDATVIEKIREAKLPILGKTNLDEFAMGSSTEHSAYGITRNPWDTSRIPGGSGGGSAAAVAAFEAPLALGTDTGGSIREPAAFTGTVGTKPTYGGVSRYGAIAMASSLDQIGPCARTVQDAALLHELIGGHDPKDSTSLPDEVGEFAKAASTHDVAGKRIGVIRQLSHGEGYEQGVLDAFSSSLGSLREAGAEIVEVDCPSFDYALGAYYLIMPSEASSNLARYDGVRYGTRVLPEEGPLTIERVMAATRAAGFGEEVKRRIVLGTYALSAGYYDAYYGSAQKIRTLIQRDFDRAFEQADVLICPTAPTVPFKLGEKMDDPLSMYLNDIATIPANLAGIPGISVPAGLSGGLPVGIQFLAPAREDIRAYHAAGALEHLLGEKGEAIWQQIPELEEVK; this is translated from the coding sequence ATGACCGTTGACAGCAACCCGATCATCCGGCTGACCGCGGCCGAGATGGCATCCAAGCTCCAGTCCGGCGAGATCACGTCGGTGGAGCTCACCCGAGCGCATCTGGACCGCATCGCTGAGGTGGAGCCCACCCTCCACGCGTTCCTGCACGTGAACGCCGATGAGGCCCTTGAGGTCGCCGCCGAGGTGGACAGGGCTCGTGCCGCCGGCGGCCAGGAGGCAGAGAAGCTTCACCTGCTGGCCGGCGTGCCGATCGCCGTGAAGGACCTCATCGTCACCAAGGGGCAGCCCACCACCGCGGCATCAAAGATGCTCGAGGGCTGGATGAGCCCCTATGACGCCACTGTGATCGAGAAGATCCGTGAGGCGAAGCTGCCGATTCTCGGCAAGACCAACCTGGACGAGTTCGCGATGGGCTCATCCACTGAGCACTCCGCCTACGGGATCACCCGCAACCCGTGGGACACCAGCCGCATCCCCGGCGGCTCCGGCGGAGGCTCCGCGGCCGCCGTCGCCGCCTTCGAGGCCCCGCTGGCGCTGGGCACCGACACCGGCGGCTCCATCCGTGAGCCCGCCGCGTTCACCGGCACCGTGGGCACCAAGCCCACCTACGGCGGGGTCTCCCGCTACGGGGCGATCGCGATGGCCTCCTCACTGGACCAGATCGGCCCCTGCGCCCGGACGGTGCAGGACGCGGCCCTGCTGCATGAGCTGATCGGCGGCCACGACCCCAAGGACTCCACCTCCCTGCCCGATGAGGTGGGCGAGTTTGCGAAGGCCGCCAGCACCCACGATGTCGCCGGCAAGAGGATCGGCGTCATCAGGCAGCTCTCCCACGGGGAGGGCTACGAGCAGGGCGTGCTGGACGCGTTCAGCTCCTCCCTGGGCTCCCTGCGTGAGGCCGGAGCGGAGATCGTGGAGGTGGACTGCCCCAGCTTCGACTACGCCCTGGGCGCCTACTACCTGATCATGCCCTCGGAGGCATCCTCCAACCTCGCGCGGTACGACGGTGTGCGCTACGGCACCCGCGTGCTGCCGGAGGAGGGTCCGCTCACCATCGAGCGCGTCATGGCCGCCACCCGTGCTGCCGGTTTCGGCGAGGAGGTCAAGCGCCGCATCGTGCTGGGAACCTACGCGCTCTCGGCCGGCTACTACGACGCCTACTACGGCTCAGCGCAGAAGATCCGCACGCTCATCCAGCGGGACTTCGACCGCGCCTTCGAGCAGGCCGATGTGCTGATCTGCCCCACCGCGCCCACCGTGCCGTTCAAGCTCGGCGAGAAGATGGACGACCCGCTGTCCATGTACCTCAACGACATCGCCACCATCCCCGCCAATCTCGCCGGAATCCCCGGGATCTCGGTCCCCGCGGGCCTCTCCGGGGGCCTGCCGGTGGGCATCCAGTTCCTCGCCCCGGCACGTGAGGACATACGGGCCTACCACGCAGCCGGTGCCCTCGAGCACCTGCTGGGCGAAAAGGGTGAGGCCATCTGGCAGCAGATCCCCGAGCTCGAGGAGGTCAAGTGA
- the purS gene encoding phosphoribosylformylglycinamidine synthase subunit PurS: MPRIIVEVMPKPEILDPQGKAIVSAMPHLGFTSFSTVRQGKRFELAVDGEVTEETLESARSAAAEMLSNPVIEDVVSVRVEEDPS; this comes from the coding sequence ATGCCGCGCATTATCGTCGAGGTCATGCCCAAACCCGAGATCCTCGACCCGCAGGGCAAAGCGATCGTCAGCGCTATGCCCCACCTGGGCTTCACCAGCTTCAGCACGGTGCGGCAGGGCAAGCGGTTCGAGCTGGCCGTGGACGGCGAGGTGACCGAGGAGACCCTCGAGTCCGCCCGCAGCGCCGCCGCGGAGATGCTCTCCAACCCGGTCATCGAGGACGTGGTCTCCGTCCGCGTGGAGGAGGATCCCTCTTGA
- the gatB gene encoding Asp-tRNA(Asn)/Glu-tRNA(Gln) amidotransferase subunit GatB produces MNDVAPLGFDEALEKYEPVLGFEVHVELNTKSKMFSSAPNAFGDEANTNVNEVDLGLPGTLPVVNGKAVESAIRLGLALNCSIAEYCRFARKQYFYPDLPKNWQTSQYDEPIAFDGWLDVELDDGEIFRVEIERAHMEEDAGKLTHAGASGRIQGADYSLVDYNRTGVPLIEIVTKPITGAAGRAPEIARAYVAAVRDLVKALDISDAKMEHGNVRCDANVSLMPRGAETFGTRSETKNVNSMRAVEHAVNYEIRRHAAVLEAGGSIVQETRHWQETSRTTSSGRPKSDADDYRYFPEPDLVPMVTTPEWIDQLKGTLPEPPAERRRRLRTAWDYADKEFRDVVAADLLDEIEETVAQGASPAVARKWWMGEISRLANARGAEPVELGVQPATIVELNQLIEDGRINDKIARQVLEHHLDGQGSPAEIVSDRGLEVVSDDGALTAAVEKAMEENPDVVEKVQGGKLKAIGALIGPVMKETKGQADAGRVREIVLEKLGIED; encoded by the coding sequence ATGAACGACGTCGCGCCCCTCGGCTTCGACGAGGCCCTGGAGAAGTACGAGCCGGTGCTGGGCTTCGAGGTGCACGTGGAGCTCAATACCAAGTCCAAGATGTTCTCCTCCGCCCCCAACGCGTTCGGCGATGAGGCGAACACCAACGTCAACGAGGTGGACCTCGGGCTTCCCGGCACGCTGCCGGTGGTCAACGGCAAAGCCGTGGAGTCCGCCATCCGCCTGGGTCTGGCGCTGAACTGCTCGATCGCCGAATACTGCCGGTTCGCCCGCAAGCAGTACTTCTACCCGGACCTGCCGAAGAACTGGCAGACCTCCCAGTATGACGAGCCCATCGCCTTCGACGGCTGGCTGGACGTGGAGCTGGACGACGGGGAGATCTTCCGGGTGGAGATCGAGCGCGCCCACATGGAGGAGGACGCCGGCAAGCTCACCCACGCCGGCGCCTCGGGCCGCATCCAGGGGGCGGACTACTCCCTGGTGGACTACAACCGCACCGGTGTGCCGCTGATCGAGATCGTCACCAAGCCGATCACCGGCGCCGCCGGACGTGCCCCGGAGATTGCCCGGGCCTACGTGGCGGCCGTCCGGGATCTCGTGAAGGCCCTGGACATCTCGGACGCGAAGATGGAGCACGGCAACGTCCGCTGCGATGCCAACGTCTCCCTGATGCCTCGGGGCGCAGAGACGTTCGGCACCCGTTCCGAGACCAAGAACGTCAACTCGATGCGCGCCGTCGAGCACGCCGTGAACTATGAGATCCGCCGCCACGCGGCGGTGCTCGAGGCCGGCGGCAGCATCGTCCAGGAGACCCGCCACTGGCAGGAGACCTCCCGGACCACCTCTTCGGGGCGTCCGAAGTCGGATGCTGACGACTACCGGTACTTCCCGGAGCCGGATCTGGTTCCCATGGTCACCACCCCGGAGTGGATCGACCAGCTCAAGGGCACACTGCCGGAGCCCCCGGCGGAGCGCCGCCGCCGCCTGCGTACCGCCTGGGACTATGCGGACAAGGAGTTCCGTGACGTCGTCGCCGCGGACCTGCTCGATGAGATCGAGGAGACCGTCGCACAGGGCGCCAGCCCCGCCGTCGCCCGCAAGTGGTGGATGGGCGAGATCTCTCGCCTCGCCAACGCCCGTGGCGCCGAGCCCGTGGAGCTCGGCGTGCAGCCTGCCACCATCGTGGAGCTCAACCAGCTGATCGAGGACGGCAGGATCAATGACAAGATCGCCCGCCAGGTGCTCGAGCACCATCTCGACGGTCAGGGCTCCCCGGCCGAGATCGTCTCCGACCGCGGGCTGGAGGTCGTCTCCGACGACGGCGCCCTGACCGCCGCGGTGGAGAAGGCCATGGAGGAGAACCCGGACGTGGTGGAGAAGGTCCAAGGCGGCAAGCTCAAGGCGATCGGCGCGCTCATCGGTCCGGTGATGAAGGAGACCAAGGGTCAGGCCGACGCCGGCAGGGTCCGCGAGATCGTGCTGGAGAAGCTCGGCATCGAGGACTGA